One window from the genome of Hoplias malabaricus isolate fHopMal1 chromosome X2, fHopMal1.hap1, whole genome shotgun sequence encodes:
- the LOC136676722 gene encoding prolactin receptor-like isoform X1, whose amino-acid sequence MWGHVILALTVAILLPWILPCKEPLLKASNPQLPPGVVAGCPTLQVSLHLDDPKSPTVALLKRKPSHVGGSQGTLEVCPLPTSSSTGKRGKSEKVLECPDYHSAGNNSCFFGKAHTSIWVIYNITVIATNAYGSTFSESVEVDVMDIVQPHSPENVTLSVVGAEDNAYTLVQWEAPHDTDTRSGWVTLKYQVRVKLENSRQEQASEWEVYSAGKQKELSIYSPQPGGKYAVQVRCRLDEGRWSEWSPPTFIQIPNRYQKEHSFVIFIATVSAIIFLITVGILAIKIKHVKHCLLPPVPGPKIKGLDAHLLKTKSEDLFKVLTMQAFPPAPECPDEVDYLVVVDEGDGKSAQEHQKKDQVSSDIENGVDCSSLSTENLNSVQSDRWIRTVTPYQECDPESTPGILRGNHSSQLNNQQAHLLSTHEIPLQALDPDQEGSLITSVKEMFKNPQSSRPNLKQNNNSSNLNGLMEYVDKETHHGKHNLTTEDGEDYSKVSGVYSDMMLVLQKHSNLNLKETACDDHHKKIMGAKTSPAKDIAKAQEDYVDTGV is encoded by the exons ATGTGGGGGCACGTCATATTAGCCCTCACTGTGGCCATTCTATTACCCTGGATTCTTCCCTGCAAAG AGCCTTTGCTTAAGGCATCCAACCCCCAGCTGCCCCCAGGCGTTGTGGCTGGCTGCCCAacactccag GTCAGTCTGCACCTGGACGACCCAAAATCACCAACTGTCGCTCTCCTGAAAAGGAAACCTTCACATGTTGGTGGGAGCCAGGGCACTCTGGAGGTCTGCCCACTACCCACCAGCTCTTCTACAGGAAAGAGAGGCAA ATCTGAGAAGGTGTTGGAATGTCCAGACTACCACAGTGCAGGGAACAATTCTTGTTTCTTTGGCAAAGCCCACACGTCTATCTGGGTTATTTACAATATTACAGTAATAGCCACTAATGCTTACGGCAGTACTTTTTCTGAATCTGTGGAGGTGGACGTCATGGATATTG TTCAGCCGCACTCTCCAGAGAACGTGACTTTAAGTGTGGTGGGAGCAGAGGACAACGCTTATACTCTGGTGCAGTGGGAAGCCCCGCATGACACGGACACTCGTTCAGGATGGGTAACCCTCAAATACCAAGTACGAGTGAAGCTGGAGAACAGCAGACAGGAGCAGGCCAGTGAGTGGGAG GTGTACAGTGCTGGCAAACAGAAGGAGCTGAGCATTTACAGTCCACAACCTGGAGGAAAGTATGCTGTACAAGTGCGCTGTAGACTAGACGAAGGCAGGTGGAGTGAATGGAGTCCACCCACATTTATCCAAATCCCAAACA GGTACCAAAAAGAGCATTCATTTGTGATCTTCATAGCCACTGTCAGTGCCATCATTTTCCTCATCACTGTCGGAATACTagcaatcaaaataaaaca TGTTAAGCATTGCTTACTGCCCCCTGTTCCAGGGCCAAAGATCAAAGGCCTTGATGCCCATCTGTTGAAG ACAAAGTCAGAAGATCTATTCAAAGTGCTGACCATGCAAGCCTTTCCTCCAGCTCCCGAATGCCCTGATGAAGTGGATTATCTGGTGGTAGTGGACGAAGGGGATGGCAAATCAGCTCAGGAGCATCAAAAGAAAGACCAGGTTTCTTCAGACATTGAAAATGGAGTAGACTGTAGCAGCCTATCCACAGAGAATCtaaacagtgttcagagtgACAGATGGATAAGAACAGTTACTCCATATCAGGAGTGTGATCCTGAATCTACACCTGGAATATTAAGAGGCAACCACTCTTCCCAGTTAAATAACCAACAAGCACACCTCCTCAGCACACATGAAATACCACTGCAGGCACTAGACCCTGACCAAGAAGGTTCTCTTATCACATCTgttaaagaaatgtttaaaaaccctCAGAGCAGCCGTCCTAACCTTAAGCAGAACAATAACAGCAGCAATCTGAATGGATTAATGGAGTATGTTGACAAGGAAACACATCATGGTAAACATAATCTCACAACAGAAGATGGAGAAGACTACAGCAAAGTGAGTGGGGTTTATAGTGACATGATGCTTGTTCTTCAAAAACACAGCAATCTCAATCTTAAAGAGACAGCCTGTGATGATCACCACAAAAAAATAATGGGTGCCAAAACGTCCCCAGCTAAAGATATTGCAAAAGCTCAAGAGGACTATGTAGACACCGGGGTTTAA
- the LOC136676722 gene encoding prolactin receptor-like isoform X2: MWGHVILALTVAILLPWILPCKGQSAPGRPKITNCRSPEKETFTCWWEPGHSGGLPTTHQLFYRKERSEKVLECPDYHSAGNNSCFFGKAHTSIWVIYNITVIATNAYGSTFSESVEVDVMDIVQPHSPENVTLSVVGAEDNAYTLVQWEAPHDTDTRSGWVTLKYQVRVKLENSRQEQASEWEVYSAGKQKELSIYSPQPGGKYAVQVRCRLDEGRWSEWSPPTFIQIPNRYQKEHSFVIFIATVSAIIFLITVGILAIKIKHVKHCLLPPVPGPKIKGLDAHLLKTKSEDLFKVLTMQAFPPAPECPDEVDYLVVVDEGDGKSAQEHQKKDQVSSDIENGVDCSSLSTENLNSVQSDRWIRTVTPYQECDPESTPGILRGNHSSQLNNQQAHLLSTHEIPLQALDPDQEGSLITSVKEMFKNPQSSRPNLKQNNNSSNLNGLMEYVDKETHHGKHNLTTEDGEDYSKVSGVYSDMMLVLQKHSNLNLKETACDDHHKKIMGAKTSPAKDIAKAQEDYVDTGV, translated from the exons ATGTGGGGGCACGTCATATTAGCCCTCACTGTGGCCATTCTATTACCCTGGATTCTTCCCTGCAAAG GTCAGTCTGCACCTGGACGACCCAAAATCACCAACTGTCGCTCTCCTGAAAAGGAAACCTTCACATGTTGGTGGGAGCCAGGGCACTCTGGAGGTCTGCCCACTACCCACCAGCTCTTCTACAGGAAAGAGAG ATCTGAGAAGGTGTTGGAATGTCCAGACTACCACAGTGCAGGGAACAATTCTTGTTTCTTTGGCAAAGCCCACACGTCTATCTGGGTTATTTACAATATTACAGTAATAGCCACTAATGCTTACGGCAGTACTTTTTCTGAATCTGTGGAGGTGGACGTCATGGATATTG TTCAGCCGCACTCTCCAGAGAACGTGACTTTAAGTGTGGTGGGAGCAGAGGACAACGCTTATACTCTGGTGCAGTGGGAAGCCCCGCATGACACGGACACTCGTTCAGGATGGGTAACCCTCAAATACCAAGTACGAGTGAAGCTGGAGAACAGCAGACAGGAGCAGGCCAGTGAGTGGGAG GTGTACAGTGCTGGCAAACAGAAGGAGCTGAGCATTTACAGTCCACAACCTGGAGGAAAGTATGCTGTACAAGTGCGCTGTAGACTAGACGAAGGCAGGTGGAGTGAATGGAGTCCACCCACATTTATCCAAATCCCAAACA GGTACCAAAAAGAGCATTCATTTGTGATCTTCATAGCCACTGTCAGTGCCATCATTTTCCTCATCACTGTCGGAATACTagcaatcaaaataaaaca TGTTAAGCATTGCTTACTGCCCCCTGTTCCAGGGCCAAAGATCAAAGGCCTTGATGCCCATCTGTTGAAG ACAAAGTCAGAAGATCTATTCAAAGTGCTGACCATGCAAGCCTTTCCTCCAGCTCCCGAATGCCCTGATGAAGTGGATTATCTGGTGGTAGTGGACGAAGGGGATGGCAAATCAGCTCAGGAGCATCAAAAGAAAGACCAGGTTTCTTCAGACATTGAAAATGGAGTAGACTGTAGCAGCCTATCCACAGAGAATCtaaacagtgttcagagtgACAGATGGATAAGAACAGTTACTCCATATCAGGAGTGTGATCCTGAATCTACACCTGGAATATTAAGAGGCAACCACTCTTCCCAGTTAAATAACCAACAAGCACACCTCCTCAGCACACATGAAATACCACTGCAGGCACTAGACCCTGACCAAGAAGGTTCTCTTATCACATCTgttaaagaaatgtttaaaaaccctCAGAGCAGCCGTCCTAACCTTAAGCAGAACAATAACAGCAGCAATCTGAATGGATTAATGGAGTATGTTGACAAGGAAACACATCATGGTAAACATAATCTCACAACAGAAGATGGAGAAGACTACAGCAAAGTGAGTGGGGTTTATAGTGACATGATGCTTGTTCTTCAAAAACACAGCAATCTCAATCTTAAAGAGACAGCCTGTGATGATCACCACAAAAAAATAATGGGTGCCAAAACGTCCCCAGCTAAAGATATTGCAAAAGCTCAAGAGGACTATGTAGACACCGGGGTTTAA
- the LOC136676817 gene encoding selenocysteine insertion sequence-binding protein 2-like isoform X2 produces MEEYRRSPLSRDRTNQSSSENWFTRRQKATVTENQHGCEKKGQGSSSVQQQRASNSFQTDPAQKGHTPKHIGKAVQHRPEPFSHDRRINTRSEDTSKRGYRGNRPSKLSNERPKSEVKTNSTFEVKLSDFPELCDVTSSKHKPAFTQESQTCWGSSTSQALQDSTGDQKVRLSTDTPGAKSPKQKSSQHVTSKKESEKTLTGTPDQDSGKLGLPNPYESPAASWANIASQPPKVIQKSSTTPEGPPWEEKSQKQAEQSTEKKKRKKKKKSKMAPEDVEQQTVQIQQEPPKFEDEEEFPDLSFSSVSPHKGFRHTSNTTAQDPGMSEKEGSSLQPESANKCKATVGKTVPPEPKKAQVGQKKSKAPVQLDLGNMLTFLEQKQQSKKSKQDIKQLTISVGGAVPVVQKEAAVQKKHPRQKELIAHNPLDSTSPLVKKGKQREVPKAKKTTPLKRIILKEREERKQNRLIEERETTQNISEVGQTEPQSSQNSEETSEHMSEILTQDLDLMECQHSEQEETDQTSAEVINMDDTAEEKALSNSIRTQPKIHSRKFREYCSQMLSKDVDECVTTLLKELVRFQDRLYQKDPMKARMKRRLVMGLREVLKHLKLRKIKCVIISPNCERVQSKGGLDEALHTIIDTCREQSIPFVFALSRKSLGRCVSKAVPVSLVGIFNYDGAQDHYHKMIELTSQARKEYELMMTNLEMSPDEQQEEETETPQNTEPPATEEPEYIRIWKKMLEKGYNQKFLALEEKFSSLATSDTLPDNHDGS; encoded by the exons ATGGAGGAATACAGGAGAAG CCCACTATCAAGAGATCGAACAAATCAGTCCTCATCTGAAAACTGGTTTACAAGAAGGCAGAAGGCAACAGTAACAGAAAATCAACATGGCTGTGAAAAAAAGGGGCAAGGTTCTAGTTCTGTTCAGCAGCAAAGAGCGAGTAACAGTTTCCAAACAGACCCTGCTCAAAAGGGCCACACACCCAAACATATAGGAAAG gCAGTGCAACATAGACCTGAGCCTTTTTCACATGACAGAAGAATAAACACGAGATCAGAAGACACATCCAAAAGAG GTTATAGAGGAAATAGACCTTCTAAACTTTCAAATGAAAGACCCAAATCAGAAGTTAAGACAAACAGCACATTTGAAGTGAAACTGTCAGACTTTCCAGAGCTGTGTGATGTTACGTCCAGCAAACACAAACCTGCCTTCACCCAGGAATCTCAGACATGCTGGGGTTCTAGCACCTCACAAGCCCTTCAGGATTCAACAGGAGACCAAAAGGTTCGCCTGAGCACG GATACACCAGGAGCAAAATCACCAAAACAAAAATCATCTCAGCATGTCACTTCAAAAAAAGAATCTGAGAAGACATTAACAGGAACACCAG ATCAAGATTCTGGGAAACTTGGATTACCCAACCCTTATGAATCACCAGCAGCATCATGGGCCAACATTGCCTCTCAGCCTCCTAAAGTCATTCAGAAGAGTTCTACTACACCAGAGGGTCCcccatgg GAGGAAAAGTCCCAAAAACAAGCTGAACAATctactgagaaaaagaaaaggaagaaaaagaagaaatctAAAATGGCCCCTGAGGATGTGGAGCAGCAGACAGTGCAAATACAGCAAGAGCCTCCCAAATTTGAG GATGAAGAGGAGTTCCCAGACCTGTCTTTTTCATCTGTCAGTCCACACAAAGGGTTTAGGCATACATCCAACACAACAGCTCAG GATCCAGGCATGTCTGAGAAAGAGGGGTCATCACTGCAGCCAGAGAGTGCAAATAAGTGCAAAGCCACTGTTGGAAAGACAGTCCCACCTGAACCTAAGAAAGCACAG GTGGGTCagaagaaaagcaaagctccTGTACAGCTTGACTTGGGAAACATGCTGACATTTTTAGAGCAGAAGCAACAATCAAAAAAGTCCAAACAAGACATTAAGCAGCTAACTATTTCAG TTGGAGGAGCTGTACCAGTTGTCCAAAAAGAAGCAGCAGTTCAGAAGAAGCATCCAAGGCAGAAAGAGCTGATTGCTCACAACCCTTTAGATTCCACCAGTCCTCTGGTGAAAAAGGGAAAACAACGAGAGGttcctaaagcaaaaaaaacaacacccctTAAAAGA ATTATTCTGAAGGAGAGAGAAGAACGGAAACAGAATCGCTTAATAGAGGAAAGAGAGACAACTCAAAACATCAGTGAAGTTGGTCAAACTGAGCCACAATCCAGTCAGAATTCAGAAGAGACCAGTGAACATATGAGTGAAATACTAACGCAGGATTTGGATTTGATGGAATGTCAACACAGTGAACAAGAGGAGACTGACCAAACAAGCGCAGAAGTCATCAACATGGATGACACTGCAGAAGAAAAAGCACTTTCTAATTCCATCCGTACTCAACCTAAAATTCACAGCAGGAAGTTTAGAGA GTACTGTAGCCAGATGCTAAGTAAGGATGTAGATGAATGTGTCACCACTTTACTGAAGGAACTCGTGAGGTTCCAGGATCGGCTTTACCAGAAAGACCCCATGAAGGCCAGAATGAAGAGGAGGCTGGTCATGGGCCTCAGGGAGGTTCTAAAACACCTTAAACTCAGGAAGATCAAATGTGTCATCATCTCTCCCAACTGTGAGCGGGTACAGTCTAAAG GTGGCCTAGATGAGGCTCTGCACACCATCATTGATACATGTCGGGAGCAAAGCATTCCTTTTGTCTTTGCCCTGTCAAGGAAATCTTTGGGTCGTTGTGTGAGCAAAGCTGTTCCTGTCAGCTTGGTTGGCATCTTCAACTATGATGGAGCACAG GACCATTACCACAAAATGATTGAGCTCACATCACAGGCCAGGAAAGAATATGAGCTGATGATGACTAATCTCGAGATGAGTCCAGATGAACAGCAGGAAGAAGAGACTGAGACACCACAGAACACAGAGCCACCTGCAACAGAGGAGCCTGAATACA ttagaATATGGAAGAAAATGCTGGAAAAGGGTTACAACCAAAAGTTTTTGGCTTTGGAGGAGAAGTTTTCATCATTGGCCACCTCAGATACACTGCCAGACAATCATGATGGAAGTTGA
- the LOC136676817 gene encoding selenocysteine insertion sequence-binding protein 2-like isoform X1 — MEEYRRSPLSRDRTNQSSSENWFTRRQKATVTENQHGCEKKGQGSSSVQQQRASNSFQTDPAQKGHTPKHIGKAVQHRPEPFSHDRRINTRSEDTSKRGYRGNRPSKLSNERPKSEVKTNSTFEVKLSDFPELCDVTSSKHKPAFTQESQTCWGSSTSQALQDSTGDQKVRLSTDTPGAKSPKQKSSQHVTSKKESEKTLTGTPDQDSGKLGLPNPYESPAASWANIASQPPKVIQKSSTTPEGPPWEEKSQKQAEQSTEKKKRKKKKKSKMAPEDVEQQTVQIQQEPPKFEDEEEFPDLSFSSVSPHKGFRHTSNTTAQDPGMSEKEGSSLQPESANKCKATVGKTVPPEPKKAQQVGQKKSKAPVQLDLGNMLTFLEQKQQSKKSKQDIKQLTISVGGAVPVVQKEAAVQKKHPRQKELIAHNPLDSTSPLVKKGKQREVPKAKKTTPLKRIILKEREERKQNRLIEERETTQNISEVGQTEPQSSQNSEETSEHMSEILTQDLDLMECQHSEQEETDQTSAEVINMDDTAEEKALSNSIRTQPKIHSRKFREYCSQMLSKDVDECVTTLLKELVRFQDRLYQKDPMKARMKRRLVMGLREVLKHLKLRKIKCVIISPNCERVQSKGGLDEALHTIIDTCREQSIPFVFALSRKSLGRCVSKAVPVSLVGIFNYDGAQDHYHKMIELTSQARKEYELMMTNLEMSPDEQQEEETETPQNTEPPATEEPEYIRIWKKMLEKGYNQKFLALEEKFSSLATSDTLPDNHDGS; from the exons ATGGAGGAATACAGGAGAAG CCCACTATCAAGAGATCGAACAAATCAGTCCTCATCTGAAAACTGGTTTACAAGAAGGCAGAAGGCAACAGTAACAGAAAATCAACATGGCTGTGAAAAAAAGGGGCAAGGTTCTAGTTCTGTTCAGCAGCAAAGAGCGAGTAACAGTTTCCAAACAGACCCTGCTCAAAAGGGCCACACACCCAAACATATAGGAAAG gCAGTGCAACATAGACCTGAGCCTTTTTCACATGACAGAAGAATAAACACGAGATCAGAAGACACATCCAAAAGAG GTTATAGAGGAAATAGACCTTCTAAACTTTCAAATGAAAGACCCAAATCAGAAGTTAAGACAAACAGCACATTTGAAGTGAAACTGTCAGACTTTCCAGAGCTGTGTGATGTTACGTCCAGCAAACACAAACCTGCCTTCACCCAGGAATCTCAGACATGCTGGGGTTCTAGCACCTCACAAGCCCTTCAGGATTCAACAGGAGACCAAAAGGTTCGCCTGAGCACG GATACACCAGGAGCAAAATCACCAAAACAAAAATCATCTCAGCATGTCACTTCAAAAAAAGAATCTGAGAAGACATTAACAGGAACACCAG ATCAAGATTCTGGGAAACTTGGATTACCCAACCCTTATGAATCACCAGCAGCATCATGGGCCAACATTGCCTCTCAGCCTCCTAAAGTCATTCAGAAGAGTTCTACTACACCAGAGGGTCCcccatgg GAGGAAAAGTCCCAAAAACAAGCTGAACAATctactgagaaaaagaaaaggaagaaaaagaagaaatctAAAATGGCCCCTGAGGATGTGGAGCAGCAGACAGTGCAAATACAGCAAGAGCCTCCCAAATTTGAG GATGAAGAGGAGTTCCCAGACCTGTCTTTTTCATCTGTCAGTCCACACAAAGGGTTTAGGCATACATCCAACACAACAGCTCAG GATCCAGGCATGTCTGAGAAAGAGGGGTCATCACTGCAGCCAGAGAGTGCAAATAAGTGCAAAGCCACTGTTGGAAAGACAGTCCCACCTGAACCTAAGAAAGCACAG CAGGTGGGTCagaagaaaagcaaagctccTGTACAGCTTGACTTGGGAAACATGCTGACATTTTTAGAGCAGAAGCAACAATCAAAAAAGTCCAAACAAGACATTAAGCAGCTAACTATTTCAG TTGGAGGAGCTGTACCAGTTGTCCAAAAAGAAGCAGCAGTTCAGAAGAAGCATCCAAGGCAGAAAGAGCTGATTGCTCACAACCCTTTAGATTCCACCAGTCCTCTGGTGAAAAAGGGAAAACAACGAGAGGttcctaaagcaaaaaaaacaacacccctTAAAAGA ATTATTCTGAAGGAGAGAGAAGAACGGAAACAGAATCGCTTAATAGAGGAAAGAGAGACAACTCAAAACATCAGTGAAGTTGGTCAAACTGAGCCACAATCCAGTCAGAATTCAGAAGAGACCAGTGAACATATGAGTGAAATACTAACGCAGGATTTGGATTTGATGGAATGTCAACACAGTGAACAAGAGGAGACTGACCAAACAAGCGCAGAAGTCATCAACATGGATGACACTGCAGAAGAAAAAGCACTTTCTAATTCCATCCGTACTCAACCTAAAATTCACAGCAGGAAGTTTAGAGA GTACTGTAGCCAGATGCTAAGTAAGGATGTAGATGAATGTGTCACCACTTTACTGAAGGAACTCGTGAGGTTCCAGGATCGGCTTTACCAGAAAGACCCCATGAAGGCCAGAATGAAGAGGAGGCTGGTCATGGGCCTCAGGGAGGTTCTAAAACACCTTAAACTCAGGAAGATCAAATGTGTCATCATCTCTCCCAACTGTGAGCGGGTACAGTCTAAAG GTGGCCTAGATGAGGCTCTGCACACCATCATTGATACATGTCGGGAGCAAAGCATTCCTTTTGTCTTTGCCCTGTCAAGGAAATCTTTGGGTCGTTGTGTGAGCAAAGCTGTTCCTGTCAGCTTGGTTGGCATCTTCAACTATGATGGAGCACAG GACCATTACCACAAAATGATTGAGCTCACATCACAGGCCAGGAAAGAATATGAGCTGATGATGACTAATCTCGAGATGAGTCCAGATGAACAGCAGGAAGAAGAGACTGAGACACCACAGAACACAGAGCCACCTGCAACAGAGGAGCCTGAATACA ttagaATATGGAAGAAAATGCTGGAAAAGGGTTACAACCAAAAGTTTTTGGCTTTGGAGGAGAAGTTTTCATCATTGGCCACCTCAGATACACTGCCAGACAATCATGATGGAAGTTGA
- the LOC136676817 gene encoding selenocysteine insertion sequence-binding protein 2-like isoform X3, whose protein sequence is MEEYRRSPLSRDRTNQSSSENWFTRRQKATVTENQHGCEKKGQGSSSVQQQRASNSFQTDPAQKGHTPKHIGKAVQHRPEPFSHDRRINTRSEDTSKRGYRGNRPSKLSNERPKSEVKTNSTFEVKLSDFPELCDVTSSKHKPAFTQESQTCWGSSTSQALQDSTGDQKDTPGAKSPKQKSSQHVTSKKESEKTLTGTPDQDSGKLGLPNPYESPAASWANIASQPPKVIQKSSTTPEGPPWEEKSQKQAEQSTEKKKRKKKKKSKMAPEDVEQQTVQIQQEPPKFEDEEEFPDLSFSSVSPHKGFRHTSNTTAQDPGMSEKEGSSLQPESANKCKATVGKTVPPEPKKAQQVGQKKSKAPVQLDLGNMLTFLEQKQQSKKSKQDIKQLTISVGGAVPVVQKEAAVQKKHPRQKELIAHNPLDSTSPLVKKGKQREVPKAKKTTPLKRIILKEREERKQNRLIEERETTQNISEVGQTEPQSSQNSEETSEHMSEILTQDLDLMECQHSEQEETDQTSAEVINMDDTAEEKALSNSIRTQPKIHSRKFREYCSQMLSKDVDECVTTLLKELVRFQDRLYQKDPMKARMKRRLVMGLREVLKHLKLRKIKCVIISPNCERVQSKGGLDEALHTIIDTCREQSIPFVFALSRKSLGRCVSKAVPVSLVGIFNYDGAQDHYHKMIELTSQARKEYELMMTNLEMSPDEQQEEETETPQNTEPPATEEPEYIRIWKKMLEKGYNQKFLALEEKFSSLATSDTLPDNHDGS, encoded by the exons ATGGAGGAATACAGGAGAAG CCCACTATCAAGAGATCGAACAAATCAGTCCTCATCTGAAAACTGGTTTACAAGAAGGCAGAAGGCAACAGTAACAGAAAATCAACATGGCTGTGAAAAAAAGGGGCAAGGTTCTAGTTCTGTTCAGCAGCAAAGAGCGAGTAACAGTTTCCAAACAGACCCTGCTCAAAAGGGCCACACACCCAAACATATAGGAAAG gCAGTGCAACATAGACCTGAGCCTTTTTCACATGACAGAAGAATAAACACGAGATCAGAAGACACATCCAAAAGAG GTTATAGAGGAAATAGACCTTCTAAACTTTCAAATGAAAGACCCAAATCAGAAGTTAAGACAAACAGCACATTTGAAGTGAAACTGTCAGACTTTCCAGAGCTGTGTGATGTTACGTCCAGCAAACACAAACCTGCCTTCACCCAGGAATCTCAGACATGCTGGGGTTCTAGCACCTCACAAGCCCTTCAGGATTCAACAGGAGACCAAAAG GATACACCAGGAGCAAAATCACCAAAACAAAAATCATCTCAGCATGTCACTTCAAAAAAAGAATCTGAGAAGACATTAACAGGAACACCAG ATCAAGATTCTGGGAAACTTGGATTACCCAACCCTTATGAATCACCAGCAGCATCATGGGCCAACATTGCCTCTCAGCCTCCTAAAGTCATTCAGAAGAGTTCTACTACACCAGAGGGTCCcccatgg GAGGAAAAGTCCCAAAAACAAGCTGAACAATctactgagaaaaagaaaaggaagaaaaagaagaaatctAAAATGGCCCCTGAGGATGTGGAGCAGCAGACAGTGCAAATACAGCAAGAGCCTCCCAAATTTGAG GATGAAGAGGAGTTCCCAGACCTGTCTTTTTCATCTGTCAGTCCACACAAAGGGTTTAGGCATACATCCAACACAACAGCTCAG GATCCAGGCATGTCTGAGAAAGAGGGGTCATCACTGCAGCCAGAGAGTGCAAATAAGTGCAAAGCCACTGTTGGAAAGACAGTCCCACCTGAACCTAAGAAAGCACAG CAGGTGGGTCagaagaaaagcaaagctccTGTACAGCTTGACTTGGGAAACATGCTGACATTTTTAGAGCAGAAGCAACAATCAAAAAAGTCCAAACAAGACATTAAGCAGCTAACTATTTCAG TTGGAGGAGCTGTACCAGTTGTCCAAAAAGAAGCAGCAGTTCAGAAGAAGCATCCAAGGCAGAAAGAGCTGATTGCTCACAACCCTTTAGATTCCACCAGTCCTCTGGTGAAAAAGGGAAAACAACGAGAGGttcctaaagcaaaaaaaacaacacccctTAAAAGA ATTATTCTGAAGGAGAGAGAAGAACGGAAACAGAATCGCTTAATAGAGGAAAGAGAGACAACTCAAAACATCAGTGAAGTTGGTCAAACTGAGCCACAATCCAGTCAGAATTCAGAAGAGACCAGTGAACATATGAGTGAAATACTAACGCAGGATTTGGATTTGATGGAATGTCAACACAGTGAACAAGAGGAGACTGACCAAACAAGCGCAGAAGTCATCAACATGGATGACACTGCAGAAGAAAAAGCACTTTCTAATTCCATCCGTACTCAACCTAAAATTCACAGCAGGAAGTTTAGAGA GTACTGTAGCCAGATGCTAAGTAAGGATGTAGATGAATGTGTCACCACTTTACTGAAGGAACTCGTGAGGTTCCAGGATCGGCTTTACCAGAAAGACCCCATGAAGGCCAGAATGAAGAGGAGGCTGGTCATGGGCCTCAGGGAGGTTCTAAAACACCTTAAACTCAGGAAGATCAAATGTGTCATCATCTCTCCCAACTGTGAGCGGGTACAGTCTAAAG GTGGCCTAGATGAGGCTCTGCACACCATCATTGATACATGTCGGGAGCAAAGCATTCCTTTTGTCTTTGCCCTGTCAAGGAAATCTTTGGGTCGTTGTGTGAGCAAAGCTGTTCCTGTCAGCTTGGTTGGCATCTTCAACTATGATGGAGCACAG GACCATTACCACAAAATGATTGAGCTCACATCACAGGCCAGGAAAGAATATGAGCTGATGATGACTAATCTCGAGATGAGTCCAGATGAACAGCAGGAAGAAGAGACTGAGACACCACAGAACACAGAGCCACCTGCAACAGAGGAGCCTGAATACA ttagaATATGGAAGAAAATGCTGGAAAAGGGTTACAACCAAAAGTTTTTGGCTTTGGAGGAGAAGTTTTCATCATTGGCCACCTCAGATACACTGCCAGACAATCATGATGGAAGTTGA